The Eleutherodactylus coqui strain aEleCoq1 chromosome 13, aEleCoq1.hap1, whole genome shotgun sequence genome includes a window with the following:
- the LOC136587367 gene encoding olfactory receptor 11L1-like, whose protein sequence is MINKTEELVLVGFGRLQNLKHLVFMFFFMVYIATLLGNFLIILLVLKSHQLHIPMYYFLLHLSVCDIVFTTNIAPTMLHNLLLDLGKTSMKHCISQFYMYGTSTITECYILTLMSYDRYLAICKPLHYTSTMDINFCLRLVGGSWLSGLLITLCTSIMVFNRDFCGPNIIDHFMCELAPLLKLSCSDTTSVEVVVFVLSIPIIVIPFVFIVVTYINIFITVLKIPSTSGRQKTFSTCSSHLTSVGTYYGTLTILYVVPKRGPLLNVKKALHLLYTVVTPLFNPVIYSLRNQDIRKAIQMLLFKKR, encoded by the coding sequence ATGATAAACAAAACAGAGGAACTTGTTTTAGTTGGATTTGGCAGACTTCAAAATCTTAAACATTTGGTCTTCATGTTCTTTTTCATGGTTTATATTGCTACATTGCTTGGAAATTTTCTTATCATTCTATTAGTGTTGAAAAGTCATCAACTTCATATACCTATGTACTACTTCCTTCTTCATCTCTCTGTCTGTGATATTGTGTTTACCACAAATATTGCCCCTACCATGCTCCACAACTTGTTGCTTGATTTGGGGAAAACTTCTATGAAACACTGTATATCACAGTTTTATATGTATGGAACATCGACAATTACAGAGTGTTACATCCTTACATTGATGTCCTATGATCGATATCTGGCAATCTGTAAGCCACTTCATTATACTTCCACCATGGACATTAACTTTTGCCTCAGGCTTGTAGGTGGCTCTTGGTTGTCAGGATTGCTAATAACGCTCTGTACTTCTATTATGGTATTCAACAGAGATTTCTGTGGACCTAACATTATCGACCACTTCATGTGTGAGCTAGCACCTCTCCTTAAGTTGTCGTGCTCTGATACAACTTCTGTTGAAGTTGTAGTTTTTGTACTGTCTATCCCCATAATTGTAATTCCATTTGTGTTCATTGTTGTAACATATATTAATATCTTTATAACAGTCCTCAAAATTCCTTCCACTTCTGGGAGGCAGAAGACATTTTCCACCTGTAGCTCACACCTAACATCAGTAGGTACATACTATGGAACATTAACCATACTTTATGTTGTTCCTAAAAGAGGACCCTTACTCAATGTAAAAAAGGCATTACATCTTCTATATACAGTAGTGACTCCATTGTTCAATCCAGTCATCTACAGTCTAAGGAACCAGGATATAAGGAAAGCCATTCAGATGCTACTCTTTAAGAAAAGGTAA